The DNA segment TCAAGATGTCTCTTGAAAACCTTATGAATGGGAATAGTGTTTTTATTCCAGGATGGTTACCTTCTCATTTTGACCTCAAGGTTGTTCGTTTAGACGCTGAGAACATAGCAACGACTGCTTTACCAGTTTGCCAAAAGCAAGCCAGAGCCATTTCGGCGTCTCATAATACCCACCTTTTGACATGGTGAGCCCGAAAAGGAGTCACCGTTGGGCCATATGGAGGCATGAGTTTAGAACCTATTTCTCTCTATTCGGAGGCATTTGTTCACAGAAGAAGGCAGCGTTACTCCTTTACTTTTTTCTCTCAAGTACAATAGTGGCACAAAGCACTGCAACTAAATCCCAGAGAAGAGGAAGACTCCTTTGCCGCTCTTATCTGGGGCATGAATGAAGCATTCTTTCCTATTGACTCTGTATTTTTTTGAGCGTTTCATCCTGACGGATACTAACTTCCTATAAAGATGATTCCTTTTGGGACTATCGTGAAGAATacgccccccccccccaaattgcGTTCAGCTGGTGTTTGAGAAATAGATTGTCAAGGTTAAGGAAGTGATCCAGCTGGGACGAGCTTTAGACAATGCGTAGACCCAATCCCGTCAGATGAACTTCGATAGAGCCGTTCTCATGTCAGATAATAATCTAAGGGGACACATTTTCCAGAAGTAGCAATTCTCATTGAGAACGGTCTCGGAGTGATGTCCAACATTAAAAGAAGCCCTGTAATTTTTGTGGGTATTCACCTGTACCACTCCGTACAAGTTGTCCTACAATTGGATAGAAGTGCCGCTAGTCCAATGCCATTGATCCCTTTGCTTCCTGCAGCAAGTCTGTGGTGAGCAACACTGTTACGGTGTGTACGTACCACGTCTCCCGCTCAGAGACCATGCAAAGAGCTTATATCGACCTGATCGTGAATGGAGAGTTGGAGTAATTGATGAGTTGAAAGCAACGATCAAGCGTGGAtattttaaaaggtttgaaacaaataaaaacaaaaagttggttatttttattagtgagcgctaTTAAGACTAAAGTACTAAGGAGTCATCACaacatattttagaaaagttatcaactcttattattttattcttgaggaaacAACACGTCATACGAATTCATAAAAGtgttgagtagttacgtgtgagtgtactcatgaaaacgGGGAGTAACGATGATTATTTCTTGAGGAATTATCTTCtacattattaaagcaaaatttgtctcttagcccagtggttctcaaatgggggttaCCCTTGGGGTActtaagattttgaaataatattttacaagttgtaaATAACTCAGGAGCTTCCGCAGATGGATGCTTGGAGGGGATGCAGCTcatccaaattaaggaattttggttatttactagaaaatttaatatttgaatatatatatatgcatatttattttaatttaatattcgaaatttaatttaactttttgaaatagctatggacttttaaatttttctccaaaacattttataattgtaatttttttcccaaaaccgctgaggattttgaatttttactatgTACTATtacgttttttaatataattgtgatttgtttttttaggaacACTCACTCACCTATTCATATCTATCGTAAAGACAGTGATTACTCTACAAATTTGTATGATGAGAAACTATATTCCAGTACTAGTACtaggtaataattaataattaattattgttggaAAAAGTTGCTATATTATTGTTTCGCCCTGGATGTGtaactatgaaaataaaacaatacataaccaaaaatacaatatttgatttgttggacctataattattttttccataaaaactaagctaaaaataataagtcaAGCTTTTAGCTAGGCTCATGCTTTTGGTGAAAGTTGGTActagtggggaaaaaaaatccaataaatatgcttaaataatgTTTCAGCTGAATTGGGAAACCTCAAAAATACGTTGAATCCTCTCGAACTTTGGTATAGAatagtatttcattttgttacaaatttatCTATATCCCTGATCATTGATTTCTAAAATTTGGATCCCCCCTCCCCTCTAATGGTAATGGGATTTCTAACGGACCAAGAATCAAGaagaatggaatttttttattcctcccTTGACCAATTCTCAAGTATTTATGAGCTTAAGAACATCGTACAATTATATGTCCGTGGTTCCCTCCACTTTTTTTCGGAGGTTGAGGGAGTAATAAAGTGAAAATCTGGGATATGGAATGATAGAGCAACTATTTCCCTAtctaattggaaaaatataaactttttggcGCGAAAGGTATTCCAAGCATGGTTGAGCTTTGATtgtcaaaatgataaataatcatGTTTCAACCGAATTGGGAACCtccaaaatacattaaatttagtAATGGAATAGTCTttcataatattacaaatttcccAACACCCCCAAATCATCCATTATATGTGGCTGCAATTAACCCTTCCTTTTCTGAAAAAGATTTAACACAGGAAGAAATATGGACTGAAATTAGCATACTATCTGGTATACAGGGGATCCCAATCTTTTCAGCCTGCGACCCCCAAAATAAAGGTGCAAAGACAGACGACCCCCAACGACACTGGAGGGAGTTTATAATGTTACACACAGCACCGCACATGCACTGTGCGTGCGTGTCTGTTCTCCCAGACAGAGTGTGCACACACAGGCACTGGGACTACGCTTACTGGACCGACGCACACAGTGAGATCAGATCTCGTTCACCTGAAGCAGCGGATCCAAGGTTTCATTTAGACTATCAATAATTTTCAGCGGTTTTCAAAGAGTTTTGGACAGTTACCGTATGATTGTTGCTGCTGTAAATTGAACTGTAACTAATTTgtctcataaattaaaatttattctggGTTTATTCCAATATCAAGTcatttatatatacgtatatcataaagaaattattgtatttgtttttttaaatgcattttgcGACTCTGCATCTGTTTCACGACCCCTCGGGGGTCGCAACCCCATTTTAGGAACCCCATTACTAAAGAACTCAAAGGAAAGAATAGGTAATTAGTAAAAGAAGTGCATATgctttttccttctctttgctgattggcttaaaattgtcaccTGCAATCAGGTCTATTTTAAAGGTCCTGAAGGGTATTTATGTACTAATTTCAACTTTtgagcttaatttaattaattatacttagtatttcctatatatttttctgaatgcTAACGTGTAGTGCAATGTATTGTAATGATAGATCAACTTCGACTAAAAAGTCTCCTGGCTCATCGtccaagaaaatgtttaattttccaaaagacatcaatcgaaggaagttgtggatcaatgccGTCAAACATACGAATTGGACCCCCATCAAAGACTCAGATGTGGAAACTAAGTTAATGGGTCGTTTTATAAGGATGTCACTGGGCTCGATATTCTAAAtactaatacataaattatttgcatTGGGCTCactgaagaatgaattatttcctaaaaatattattaagtttataatctaaaattaattgaagtatttaatatttatagttcttttttagctttatatttatttaaagaaaataaatttttaattgaattctgcaataaagataataagacaaaatattgactactattttattaaaaaaatcacaatttttattcatgaattatGAAACAATAGTAATTTTATATCAGTCAGCTGCAAATTTAGAcctaattttttccccatttattTTCGTTgttattatagatttttgtcTGTCCGCTTTTTCCTTTGAGTCCTCTAGTACATGCATTTAcattataactaaattttattactaaagtTTTTTCATCACATTGAGGCAATAACAGCAAAAAATAATACCAAGTCATGGAGTTGTTTTTTCCAATAAGCTCCAAAAACATTGTAAGTCATTTCAGAtcgaaaactttaaaattactatCTGCTTATTATCAAATCCCAAATGACATTTTCGACATGATGCAGacactttaaatattaacaaattgcTATTTTTTCTGGTCACAATTGACCgtttattgttttattacaccaaatatatattttattagttaaatatattgtttaatagACGATAATCTACTCCCAAATAAAGAGTAATGCTTTAATGGGCATTTTTTTGTTGCTATTTGAATCTAAAATGTTAAGGGGGAGTCAGAGAAAAATAAAGACTCTGGGCATTAAGAGGAGAGAAAACCAAAACAGGACAATCTAATTTGTTAATACATGACCGTTATTTCCATTATAGTTTCAAAATGTGCTTAAAACggtcaaaatgttttaaaacatattCTGGAGCAAAGTTTGAGTCGTTTTCATCCACTCTTAAGGTAGGATAAGATCCATCAAACCATCCACCACTTTCTATGAGGGATCTAATGTAAGGTAACTTAGTCTTTTCTGGATAGTTTCCCCATCGGGGTCTGTCCTCTCTCTGCGCTGAGAGCAACTTTGTTCGTATTCCTTCTGGTTTAAAGCACCtagaaaatatgtttgttaaaTTAAGCATGCAATAAGTACAGAGGGCACACGCCCattgtcctttttttatgtttatatttaagaCTTAGGTAAATTTAGtagaaaaactgttttattaCTGAATTTATTTAGCTATCAGCTTTCAAAGGATTTAccacaatataaatatttcaagcaAAAATGTCGATTCAAGTACAACGGATAATTGATTACATAGTAGCACAATTGCTACTTAAGGTTAATTATCTTTCCGTCCGAAGCAACAACACCAAAACCAGCTTGAGGTGAATGTCTTATCCAATTCAGAACAGTAACATTATTGAAAGTTTATGCTAGGGATCTACCATTCCACCTGTGGTATAATTTGTctattgtagatatatttttgtctacaaTGATCGTAGCCATTGAcccatatctttaaaaaatattaacagttGTCTCTCATCATTTTCCATAAAAGTTGGCTTCAAAATTTATCTCTTCGTCTCTCCATATTACACCAAGATCCTTCACTTGGTGTggaattttttcctaaaatttcaATTCTTCTTATGGACATCTTGGGAGCATCTTTGATGGCTTTGTCAAGCCTTTGAATACCTATATGTGGTCTATTATTCCCTCTTGAATGGCTAACCAGATTTGTAGAATCTATTcaacatttcataatatttttgaactgtTGCACGTGTGGGCTTGGATATATAAAATTggctgatattaacaatttttagcCGTTCCTTTATAATCAGTTAAGTCATTGTTTATGTTTGCATCGACATTTTTACTCCAATgcaatataaagtaatttaccTGACGGTCTAAACAATTCAGTCCTACCAACAGCTTCTAAAAAGTGACAATAACTATTATAGATCTATAATTACCAAGAGCAGTGATATCCAGCGTAATGGCCAATAGTTCCGATCGACCATGTTTGTAGATTATGAGACTTAGAATATTCGTTGACCTTTGACTTGAGTTCCTCTTTTTCAAAGGCATTACTCCTAATAAGTATTGCTTTGTTGTCATACACTTTTTCCAGCATACCCAGAGTACACCCTGTACATACTTCAACCAATTTCTCAGACTTAGGTTCTGTACTCTGACTATTCAGCCAAAAGAATCCATACAGATTCcaacgaaaattaaatttaattggctCGGAGTAACCGTcgtataactttaaaaataagagaaCGGATGGGGTCGGCACTTCATCTGCATCAAACAATAGAAACAAATCATCATCCCGCTTGTTTTTCAACAGGGGTAAGCCATTGAGGCTTAAATGATTTCGAGTGTAATCCTCAACTAGCCACCCATTAGAATCCCAttcctttaaaaagaaagatagaaaaatataGAGTAATTTGTCTTGATATTGGTTCATCCATCCTTTGGAGATTCGATCAATCAATCCTAGGGCCTTGTGTTCGCCAATAGCTGTATAGTTTGATTCTTGAATGATGAAAGCATCAACTATGTCATAGTTGGTGGCCAATCGAAGTTCCAATAGTTCATATTCATGATTGAATAAAAGGCCTTGAATGATTCGACGAGGAATCGTCCGGCGAATGAGTTCATTTTCGCCCAAAGGAATGGAGGAGTAATGTCCAAACCAGACAGCATCGGGTATGCCGCAGTCTGTTCCAAAATAATTGTGGTTACATATGCACTTTTTGGAGGATGTATCCTTCCAATTTGTTCCATCTATGAAGCATTCCACATTTTCAGAAATGGTCCTGTTGATAATTGATAATAGATTCAATGCACATATTACGGTGAACAATTCGTGTCAAActgtcaaattaaaaagtatagctTTATCTGATCTACTAAAGTCCTGATTCTGTGAGTGCAAGTCGAGTCCAAAGTTTTTGTTCATAAGTCCAAGTCCTTAAACTTGCTACCtgagtactttttatatttatattgagttTAGTTTAAGTACTTAAATGGATATAGagttcatttcaagtccattttttcttaagtttcatcataaaaagaaaaacaaaaagtctGAAAATGACAAGTTAGTTGTCCAATTGTTCCTAAATGTTTGATTATGCTTAATTAAAGAGtaaggaaattttaaaaaagtgataaaataaaaaaatttacagataatttttttaaaagaaaaaaataaaaacttgtttgcaagattttagaaatgaaattttacaaaaaaatattaatttcaaaatctgacaacaacataaaataatttgtcaaaaaactaTTGGTAAATGTAGCCCTGGAGCGTCTGCTAGGGGCGACCTGGAGGGGGGTGTAGCCTCTACCCCCCCCCAAAtgaggaatttttgctttgtcattgatttttttttttggtcaaaacgacaaaattttcttggaaataggagtaaaatttttgtggaaagatttattttcatgaaaaagatGATTcggacaaaaaacaaaaaagttaatattgaaatttttgtgaatagctatgga comes from the Lepeophtheirus salmonis chromosome 4, UVic_Lsal_1.4, whole genome shotgun sequence genome and includes:
- the LOC121116591 gene encoding beta-1,4-mannosyl-glycoprotein 4-beta-N-acetylglucosaminyltransferase → MNQYQDKLLYIFLSFFLKEWDSNGWLVEDYTRNHLSLNGLPLLKNKRDDDLFLLFDADEVPTPSVLLFLKLYDGYSEPIKFNFRWNLYGFFWLNSQSTEPKSEKLVEVCTGCTLGMLEKVYDNKAILIRSNAFEKEELKSKVNEYSKSHNLQTWSIGTIGHYAGYHCSWCFKPEGIRTKLLSAQREDRPRWGNYPEKTKLPYIRSLIESGGWFDGSYPTLRVDENDSNFAPEYVLKHFDRFKHILKL